In one Bactrocera tryoni isolate S06 chromosome 5, CSIRO_BtryS06_freeze2, whole genome shotgun sequence genomic region, the following are encoded:
- the LOC120778698 gene encoding trypsin alpha-3-like has translation MCQFSGQLVLQLILCLAFGHIYGQQMFERIVGGIAVTQKKYPYYVRLHYRGEFNCGGSLVRNNAVLTAAHCVKDPSGKDLSVEALSVHADTINLGDTGVVRTIKYAQVPKEYDAKTLNYDVAVLILSSTIPSASVIPLGRSAVAAGTKCLVIGHGDTEEKTPVFSRQLQEIQVPVVSRAVCQREYYGIRVITQYMMCASEPGKKDSCTGDSGGPMICNGKQAGIVSWGEGCGRVEYPGVYTDISKVYGFIENTLKMYPNKFRLHSFAGQNSAIITKQFKMAKEQNGARKRKREKIN, from the exons ATGTGTCAATTTAGTGGACAATTAGTTTTGCAATTAATATTATGTTTGGCATTTGGCCATATTTATGGCCAACAAATGTTCGAGCGTATTGTTGGCGGGATAGCGGTGACACAAAAGAAATATCCATATTATGTGCGTCTGCACTATCGGGGAGAGTTCAATTGCGGCGGTTCGTTGGTGCGGAATAATGCTGTACTCACGGCAGCACACTGTGTGAAGGACCCCAGTGGGAAGGACCTCAGTGTGGAGGCACTGAGCGTACACGCGGACACCATAAATTTGGGCGACACTGGAGTGGTGAGAACGATCAAGTACGCGCAGGTTCCAAAAGAATACGATGCGAAGACTCTAAATTATGATGTAGCGGTGTTGATACTCTCTTCTACCATACCGAGTGCATCGGTGATACCATTGGGTAGGAGCGCGGTCGCTGCCGGTACGAAGTGCCTAGTTATTGGTCATGGGGACACCGAAGAAAAGACGCCGGTCTTCTCACGACAATTACAAGAGATCCAAGTACCTGTTGTGAGTCGGGCAGTTTGTCAGCGCGAATATTACGGTATCCGCGTTATTACACAATATATGATGTGCGCTTCGGAACCGGGCAAAAAGGATTCGTGTACGGGTGATTCTGGCGGTCCGATGATATGCAACGGTAAACAGGCTGGCATTGTTTCGTGGGGTGAGGGTTGTGGGCGTGTCGAATATCCGGGCGTTTACACAGATATAAGCAAGGTGTATGGTTTCATTGAAAACACACTTAAAATGTATCC CAACAAATTCCGCCTACATTCATTTGCCGGCCAGAATTCAGCCATTATAACAAAGCAATTCAAAATGGCAAAAGAGCAGAACGGCGCGAGGAAGCGGAAGAGGGAAAAAATCAACTAG
- the LOC120777054 gene encoding trypsin alpha-3-like, with the protein MCQFSRLLVLQLVLCLAFGHIYGHQMPIVGGSAVTEKKYPYFVRLYYENKFICGGSLVRNNAVLTAAHCVEDSSGEDFSVKALSVHAGTINLGDTGVEREIKYAMVSKEYDAETANYDVAVLILSSTIPSASVIPLDRSAVADGTSCLVIGHGHTEEGGVVSNQLQKTYVPVVSREECQREYGDNGIITQYMMCASEPGKKDSCPGDSGGPMICNGKQAGIVSWGEGCGRVEYPGVYTDISKVYGFIEYALMIENIVFI; encoded by the coding sequence ATGTGTCAATTCAGTCGACTTTTAGTTTTGCAATTAGTATTATGTTTGGCATTTGGCCATATTTATGGACATCAAATGCCCATTGTCGGCGGGAGTGCGGTGACAGAAAAGAAATATCCTTATTTTGTGCGTCTGTACTATGAAAACAAATTCATTTGCGGCGGCTCGTTGGTGCGGAACAATGCTGTACTCACGGCAGCACACTGTGTGGAGGACTCCAGTGGGGAGGACTTCAGCGTGAAGGCACTGAGCGTACACGCGGGCACCATAAATTTGGGCGACACTGGAGTGGAGAGAGAAATCAAGTACGCGATGGTTTCAAAAGAATACGATGCGGAGACAGCAAATTATGATGTAGCGGTGTTGATACTCTCCTCTACCATACCGAGTGCATCGGTGATACCATTGGATAGGAGCGCGGTCGCTGATGGTACGAGTTGCCTGGTTATTGGTCATGGGCACACCGAAGAAGGCGGCGTCGTCTCAAACCAATTGCAAAAGACATATGTACCTGTCGTGAGTCGGGAAGAGTGTCAGCGCGAATATGGCGATAACGGCATTATTACACAATATATGATGTGCGCTTCGGAACCGGGCAAAAAGGATTCGTGTCCGGGTGATTCTGGCGGTCCGATGATATGCAATGGTAAACAGGCTGGCATTGTTTCGTGGGGTGAGGGTTGTGGGCGTGTCGAATATCCGGGCGTTTACACAGACATAAGCAAGGTGTATGGTTTCATTGAATATGCTCTTATgattgaaaatattgtatttatttaa